One window of the Methylocystis parvus OBBP genome contains the following:
- a CDS encoding LemA family protein: MALLVLLGLAAVIGFWLVGVYNGLVNLRQRSKQAFSDINVQLKQRHDLIPNLVETVKGYATHERSTLEDVIKARNAAVAASGPNAQGAAENALTGALSRLIALSEAYPDLKANQNFQQLQSELSDIENKISAARRFLNNTVAEYNAMREGFPGFLLADRFGFQPIEYFELGEAEQKAVEAPPKVQF; the protein is encoded by the coding sequence ATGGCGCTTCTTGTCTTATTGGGCCTCGCGGCCGTCATCGGTTTCTGGCTCGTCGGCGTCTATAACGGGCTCGTCAATTTACGACAGCGCAGCAAACAGGCTTTCTCCGACATCAATGTCCAGCTCAAGCAGCGGCACGACCTGATCCCGAACCTGGTCGAGACGGTGAAAGGCTACGCCACTCATGAGCGCTCGACGCTCGAAGACGTCATCAAGGCGCGCAACGCCGCCGTCGCCGCCTCGGGGCCCAATGCGCAGGGCGCGGCGGAGAACGCGCTGACCGGCGCGCTGTCCCGCCTCATCGCCCTCTCGGAGGCCTATCCGGACCTCAAGGCCAACCAGAATTTCCAGCAGCTCCAGAGCGAGCTTTCGGACATAGAGAACAAGATCTCGGCCGCCCGGCGCTTCCTCAACAATACGGTCGCCGAATATAACGCCATGCGCGAGGGCTTTCCCGGCTTCCTGCTCGCCGACCGCTTCGGCTTCCAGCCCATCGAATATTTCGAGCTTGGCGAAGCGGAGCAGAAAGCCGTCGAGGCGCCGCCGAAGGTGCAGTTTTAA
- the def gene encoding peptide deformylase: protein MALREIITLPDPRLRKVSEPVARIDAEIQQLLDDMLETMYEAPGIGLAAIQVAVPKRIVVVDIGKTEEERNPLFLINPEIVWASEEFSSYNEGCLSVPDYFDDVKRPAMVKVRHLDRKGETVEFDAAGLLATVVQHELEHLDGGLFIDNLSRLKRERVVKKFTKAARFDEIAAQRRAEGAAREAEKAEA from the coding sequence ATGGCTCTTCGCGAGATCATCACCCTTCCCGACCCTCGGCTGCGCAAGGTCTCCGAGCCGGTGGCGCGCATCGACGCCGAAATCCAGCAGCTTCTCGACGACATGCTGGAGACCATGTACGAGGCGCCCGGCATCGGGCTGGCCGCCATTCAGGTCGCGGTCCCGAAACGCATCGTCGTCGTCGACATCGGCAAGACCGAGGAGGAGCGCAATCCGCTCTTTCTCATCAATCCGGAGATCGTCTGGGCCTCCGAGGAGTTCTCCTCCTACAATGAGGGCTGCCTCTCGGTGCCGGATTATTTCGACGATGTGAAGCGCCCCGCAATGGTGAAGGTGCGTCACCTCGACCGCAAGGGCGAGACGGTGGAGTTCGACGCCGCCGGCCTGCTCGCCACCGTCGTGCAGCACGAGCTGGAGCATCTCGACGGCGGACTTTTCATCGACAATCTCTCGCGCCTGAAGCGCGAACGCGTCGTGAAGAAATTCACGAAGGCCGCGCGCTTCGACGAGATCGCGGCGCAGCGTCGCGCCGAGGGCGCCGCCCGCGAGGCCGAAAAAGCCGAGGCCTGA
- the fmt gene encoding methionyl-tRNA formyltransferase, with product MRLIFMGTPDFATALLKEICARGHEVAAVYSQPPRPAGRGMSEKKSSVHQFAESKGLFVRTPKSLRNAEEQELFRALGADVAVVVAYGLLLPQPILDAPKHGCLNLHGSLLPRWRGAAPIQRAIMAGDKESGVEVMKMDAGLDTGPVALSARTPIGPDMTAGELHDKLAELGAPLMADALDLLAKGDLRFTPQSEEGACYAAKIGKAEARIDWRRRAQALHDHVRGLTPFPGAFFEGDFGHGVERVKVSRAKVEAGRGAPGTVLDDMGLVACGEDALRLLRVQRAGKAEMGVEEFLRGRKLAKGVVLG from the coding sequence TTGCGCCTGATTTTCATGGGCACGCCGGACTTCGCGACGGCGTTGCTGAAAGAGATTTGCGCGCGCGGCCATGAGGTTGCGGCCGTCTATTCCCAGCCGCCGCGTCCCGCCGGGCGCGGCATGTCGGAAAAGAAATCCAGCGTCCACCAATTCGCCGAAAGCAAAGGGCTCTTCGTGCGCACGCCGAAAAGCCTGCGTAACGCCGAGGAGCAGGAGTTGTTTCGCGCGCTCGGGGCCGACGTCGCTGTGGTCGTGGCCTATGGATTGCTGCTGCCGCAGCCGATCCTCGACGCGCCCAAACATGGATGTCTCAATCTCCATGGTTCGCTCCTGCCGCGCTGGCGCGGCGCGGCGCCCATCCAGCGCGCCATCATGGCGGGCGATAAGGAAAGCGGCGTCGAGGTGATGAAGATGGACGCAGGGCTCGACACGGGCCCTGTCGCCCTTTCCGCGCGGACGCCCATCGGGCCGGACATGACTGCCGGGGAGCTGCACGACAAGCTTGCGGAGCTCGGCGCGCCGCTAATGGCCGACGCGCTCGATCTGCTCGCGAAAGGCGACTTGCGCTTCACGCCCCAGAGCGAGGAGGGCGCCTGCTACGCCGCCAAGATCGGCAAGGCGGAGGCGCGCATCGACTGGCGTCGGCGCGCTCAGGCGCTGCACGACCATGTGCGCGGCCTGACCCCCTTTCCCGGCGCTTTCTTCGAGGGCGATTTCGGTCATGGCGTGGAACGCGTAAAGGTGTCGCGCGCGAAGGTGGAAGCGGGCAGGGGCGCCCCGGGGACCGTGCTGGACGATATGGGCCTCGTCGCCTGCGGCGAGGACGCGCTGCGGCTCCTTCGCGTGCAGCGCGCCGGCAAGGCCGAAATGGGGGTCGAGGAATTTCTGCGCGGGCGCAAGCTCGCCAAGGGCGTTGTGCTGGGATGA
- the truA gene encoding tRNA pseudouridine(38-40) synthase TruA, with protein sequence MPRYALTIEYDGGPFVGWQRQANGMSVQQRLEEAVLAINGARAVIHGAGRTDAGVHALGQVAHVQLIREWRVDRLRDALNAHLKPDPIAVIGARAVPDDFEARFSAIRRHYRYIIDNRRAPLTVTLGRAWHVKRPLDAEAMHEAAQRLVGRYDFTTFRASECQANSPIRTLERLDVVRAGDRIEIVTCARSFLHNQVRSMAGSLEHVGTGKWTADDLAEALAARDRARCGQVAPPHGLYLVAVDY encoded by the coding sequence ATGCCCCGCTACGCCCTCACCATCGAATATGACGGCGGTCCCTTTGTCGGCTGGCAGCGGCAGGCGAACGGCATGTCGGTGCAGCAGCGGCTCGAAGAAGCCGTCCTCGCGATCAATGGCGCGCGCGCCGTCATTCACGGCGCCGGGCGCACGGACGCCGGCGTGCATGCGCTCGGTCAGGTCGCCCATGTCCAGCTCATTCGCGAGTGGCGCGTCGATCGCCTGCGCGACGCGCTCAACGCGCATCTGAAGCCCGATCCGATCGCCGTCATCGGCGCCCGCGCCGTTCCGGACGATTTCGAGGCGCGCTTCTCGGCGATCCGGCGTCATTACCGCTACATTATCGACAACCGCCGCGCGCCGCTCACCGTCACGCTCGGCCGCGCCTGGCACGTCAAGCGCCCGCTCGACGCGGAGGCCATGCACGAAGCGGCGCAGCGCCTCGTCGGGCGCTACGATTTCACGACGTTCCGCGCTTCGGAATGTCAGGCGAATTCGCCCATCCGCACGCTCGAAAGATTGGACGTCGTCCGCGCGGGCGACCGCATCGAGATCGTCACTTGCGCGCGCTCCTTTCTGCATAATCAGGTGCGCTCCATGGCCGGTTCGCTGGAGCATGTCGGGACCGGTAAATGGACCGCCGACGATCTTGCGGAGGCTCTCGCGGCAAGAGACCGTGCGCGCTGCGGACAGGTCGCGCCGCCGCACGGTCTCTATCTCGTCGCCGTCGATTATTGA
- a CDS encoding molybdopterin-dependent oxidoreductase → MKNGKLTLSDLRPRLQRVERRLFLKQSLSLGALTMLSGCTLKDDDSVDRLLFAMSRFNDRMQAALFDPDKLAPTYSEADLTTPFPFNAFYEEKLAPVVDGENYRLTLSGLVENKSPWTLRELRALPQVSQITRQVCVEGWSAIGKWSGVPFRTFLERVGADMTAHYVGFRCADNYSTSVDMPTALHPQTLLALDFPTRETKYGFPVKIRIPTKLGFKNPKHVVEIFVTNDNPGGYWENKGYNWFSGS, encoded by the coding sequence ATGAAGAACGGCAAGCTTACGCTCTCCGATCTGCGGCCGCGGCTGCAACGCGTCGAACGACGTCTCTTTCTCAAGCAGAGCCTCTCTCTCGGCGCGCTGACCATGCTTTCCGGCTGCACGCTCAAAGACGATGACTCGGTCGACCGCCTTCTCTTCGCAATGTCGCGCTTCAACGACCGGATGCAGGCGGCCTTGTTCGATCCCGACAAGCTCGCGCCGACCTACTCGGAAGCCGACCTTACGACGCCCTTTCCCTTCAACGCCTTTTACGAAGAAAAGCTCGCGCCCGTCGTCGACGGCGAGAATTATCGCCTGACCCTGTCGGGGCTCGTCGAAAACAAATCGCCATGGACTTTGCGGGAGCTGCGCGCGCTGCCGCAGGTCTCCCAGATCACGCGCCAGGTTTGCGTCGAGGGCTGGAGCGCCATCGGCAAATGGAGCGGCGTTCCATTCAGGACCTTCTTGGAACGCGTCGGCGCGGACATGACCGCGCATTACGTCGGCTTTCGCTGTGCGGACAATTATTCGACGAGCGTCGACATGCCGACGGCGCTGCATCCGCAGACGCTGCTCGCGCTCGATTTTCCGACGCGCGAGACGAAATACGGCTTCCCCGTGAAAATTCGGATTCCGACAAAACTCGGCTTCAAGAATCCCAAACATGTCGTCGAGATTTTCGTCACCAACGACAATCCCGGCGGATATTGGGAAAACAAGGGCTATAACTGGTTCAGCGGGTCGTAA
- a CDS encoding cytochrome b/b6 domain-containing protein has product MNSTEERPPVHPPLLRALHWINAFAVIVMILSGWRIYNASPFFGFEFPAGFTLGGWLAGALAWHFAAMWLLAINLLAYVLYGVLTGHFRRRFLPLWPGIVWRDLRLALTGRAEHRPGNYNAAQRAAYVFALAAIVVAILSGLAIWKPVQLQELTAIMGGFEVARRVHFFAMAGLTLFLIAHVALALGVKGVLKPMATGKLEREE; this is encoded by the coding sequence ATGAACTCAACAGAAGAAAGGCCGCCCGTGCACCCGCCTCTCTTGCGGGCTTTGCACTGGATCAACGCCTTCGCCGTGATCGTGATGATCCTGTCGGGCTGGCGGATCTACAACGCCTCGCCCTTTTTCGGTTTCGAATTTCCGGCCGGCTTCACGCTGGGCGGCTGGCTCGCCGGCGCGCTCGCCTGGCATTTCGCGGCCATGTGGCTGCTCGCGATCAACCTTCTCGCTTATGTGCTTTACGGCGTCCTGACCGGACATTTCCGCCGCCGCTTCCTGCCGCTCTGGCCCGGAATCGTCTGGCGCGATCTGCGGCTGGCCTTGACGGGCCGCGCCGAACATCGGCCGGGGAACTACAATGCGGCGCAAAGGGCGGCCTATGTCTTCGCGCTCGCTGCGATCGTCGTCGCCATTCTTTCCGGACTCGCCATCTGGAAGCCCGTGCAGCTTCAGGAGCTGACCGCCATCATGGGCGGGTTCGAGGTCGCGCGGCGCGTGCATTTCTTCGCCATGGCGGGACTGACGCTTTTCCTTATTGCGCATGTCGCTCTGGCGCTCGGCGTCAAAGGCGTGCTGAAGCCGATGGCGACCGGCAAATTGGAGCGCGAGGAATGA
- a CDS encoding SDR family NAD(P)-dependent oxidoreductase has product MRVFITGTAGFIGFHLARRLLAAGHLVDGYDGMTRYYDPRLKEARRAILLAHDGYRDTIAMLEDMEALTKAAKQAAPDVIVHLAAQAGVRYSLENPRAYVEANLVGTFNVLEVARMLEPRHLLIASTSSVYGANPTVPFLESDRADEPLTLYAASKKAGEAMAHSYAHLWSIPTTMFRFFTVYGPWGRPDMAPLKFLDAIESGRAIDIYNHGNMLRDFTYIDDLVEGVARLMDCVPARDSGDASVSAQAPYRIVNIGRGAPVPLLDFIDTLESALGKQATRNYLDMQKGDVPRTFASADLLERLTGYRPQTSVEEGVKALVEWYREYRATNGPLRL; this is encoded by the coding sequence ATGCGCGTTTTCATCACCGGCACCGCAGGCTTTATCGGCTTTCATCTCGCGCGGCGCCTTCTCGCGGCGGGCCATTTGGTCGACGGCTATGACGGCATGACGCGCTATTACGATCCGCGGCTGAAGGAGGCTCGGCGCGCGATTTTGCTGGCGCATGACGGCTATCGCGACACGATCGCCATGCTCGAGGACATGGAGGCGCTGACCAAAGCGGCGAAGCAAGCCGCGCCCGACGTGATCGTCCATCTCGCGGCCCAGGCCGGCGTGCGCTACAGCCTCGAAAATCCGCGCGCCTATGTCGAGGCCAATCTGGTCGGAACCTTCAATGTTCTGGAGGTCGCGCGCATGCTCGAGCCGCGCCATCTCCTCATCGCCTCGACGAGCTCGGTCTATGGCGCGAATCCCACTGTGCCGTTTCTTGAAAGCGACCGCGCCGACGAGCCGCTGACGCTCTACGCCGCGAGCAAAAAGGCCGGCGAGGCCATGGCGCACAGCTATGCGCATTTGTGGTCGATCCCGACGACCATGTTCCGCTTCTTCACGGTCTACGGTCCGTGGGGACGCCCGGACATGGCGCCTTTGAAGTTTCTGGACGCGATCGAGAGCGGGCGCGCGATCGACATCTACAATCACGGAAACATGCTGCGCGACTTCACCTATATCGACGATCTCGTGGAAGGCGTCGCGCGGCTGATGGACTGCGTTCCCGCGCGCGACTCGGGCGACGCCTCCGTATCCGCGCAGGCGCCGTATCGCATCGTCAATATCGGCCGCGGCGCGCCCGTGCCTTTGCTCGATTTCATCGACACGCTGGAAAGCGCGCTCGGCAAGCAGGCGACGCGCAATTATCTCGACATGCAGAAGGGCGACGTGCCGCGCACTTTCGCTTCGGCGGATTTGTTGGAGAGGCTGACGGGCTATCGGCCGCAAACGTCGGTGGAGGAAGGGGTGAAGGCGCTGGTGGAATGGTACCGGGAGTACCGGGCGACGAACGGGCCTCTGCGGCTTTGA
- a CDS encoding alpha/beta hydrolase, translating into MRYALAPIIFLSLITGARADFVRDHFVFPIVGSAAECITAEGIGLPDAKPANFKTADEVELIGFHLPPQDEKKPLILYFHGQGGFRPKHFEDLVKHGYGVMAFAYRGYHTSKGSPSEQDLLKDAEAIYAKARETYLPERIVVMGESIGTGVATILASHHEEAALVLDSPYDNTPMIGWSRNFIPVFLSDFFVADKFHADDAIRNLKAPVFVSVGCKDGAIPHERGEALYELAASPKKLIAGVCVNHIPLASAEPHHTEEEKRERKEMLAKAMAWIDQPVNGGAREECPKTSPKCGEENAIPAPARAATPCAGGH; encoded by the coding sequence ATGCGATACGCGCTCGCTCCGATCATTTTTTTGAGCCTCATCACCGGCGCCAGAGCCGATTTCGTGCGGGACCATTTCGTTTTTCCGATCGTGGGCTCCGCCGCCGAGTGCATCACCGCCGAGGGGATCGGCCTTCCCGACGCCAAGCCAGCCAATTTCAAGACCGCCGACGAGGTGGAGCTGATCGGCTTTCATTTGCCGCCGCAGGACGAAAAGAAACCGCTCATCCTTTATTTCCATGGGCAGGGCGGGTTCCGGCCCAAACATTTTGAGGATCTGGTGAAGCATGGCTACGGCGTGATGGCTTTCGCCTATCGCGGCTATCACACTTCGAAGGGTTCTCCCAGTGAACAGGATCTCCTGAAGGACGCCGAGGCGATCTACGCCAAAGCGCGGGAAACCTATCTGCCCGAGCGTATCGTCGTGATGGGCGAGTCAATCGGCACGGGCGTCGCGACGATCCTTGCTTCGCATCACGAAGAGGCTGCGCTCGTGCTGGACTCGCCTTACGACAATACGCCGATGATCGGCTGGTCGCGCAATTTCATCCCTGTTTTCCTTAGCGACTTTTTCGTCGCCGACAAATTCCACGCCGACGACGCGATCAGGAACCTGAAAGCCCCAGTCTTCGTGAGCGTCGGGTGTAAAGACGGCGCCATTCCGCATGAGCGTGGCGAGGCGCTTTACGAGCTCGCTGCTTCTCCCAAGAAACTAATCGCCGGCGTCTGCGTCAATCACATTCCACTCGCGAGCGCGGAACCGCATCATACTGAGGAGGAGAAGAGGGAAAGGAAGGAGATGCTGGCCAAGGCGATGGCCTGGATCGATCAGCCGGTCAATGGCGGCGCGCGGGAAGAGTGTCCGAAGACGAGCCCGAAATGCGGGGAAGAAAACGCTATTCCAGCGCCAGCGCGGGCGGCCACGCCCTGCGCCGGCGGTCATTAA
- the lysA gene encoding diaminopimelate decarboxylase, which translates to MRHFDYRNGALFAEDVAMSELASAVGTPFYCYSAATIRRHFRVFSEAFAGLDALVCYAMKANSNQAVLRLLAREGAGMDVVSGGELARALAAGVSGEKITFSGVGKTDEEIAAALDAGIFCFNVESEPELEAISRVASAKARKAPVSLRVNPDVDARTHKKISTGKAENKFGVPLSHAREVYARAAKLPGIEIAGADMHIGSQLTDLEPFDEAFSLLAELVRDLRADGHRIAHVDLGGGLGIPYHESDDPQSYHPERYAEIVRKHFGTLGCKLVFEPGRLIVGNAGVLVTRVIYVKQGEAKTFVIVDAGMNDLVRPTLYDAHHDLLPLREGSDRAEIVADVVGPVCETGDYLALDRKMPQARPGELLAVLTAGAYGAVQAGTYNTRPLIPEVLVDGARHAVIRPRPSVAELIAMDRVPDWV; encoded by the coding sequence ATGCGCCACTTCGATTATCGCAACGGCGCGCTCTTCGCCGAAGACGTCGCCATGTCCGAACTCGCCAGCGCGGTCGGGACGCCCTTCTACTGCTATTCGGCGGCGACGATCCGCCGGCATTTCCGCGTCTTCTCCGAGGCCTTTGCGGGCCTCGACGCGCTCGTCTGCTACGCCATGAAAGCCAATTCCAATCAGGCGGTGCTGCGGCTGCTCGCCAGGGAAGGCGCCGGCATGGACGTGGTCTCGGGCGGCGAACTCGCCCGCGCGCTGGCGGCGGGCGTTTCGGGCGAGAAGATCACCTTTTCCGGCGTCGGCAAGACGGATGAGGAGATCGCCGCGGCGCTGGACGCCGGCATTTTCTGCTTCAACGTCGAATCCGAGCCGGAGCTCGAGGCCATCTCCCGCGTCGCCTCGGCGAAAGCCCGCAAGGCGCCCGTGTCTCTACGCGTCAATCCAGACGTCGACGCCCGCACGCACAAGAAGATTTCGACCGGCAAGGCCGAAAACAAATTCGGCGTGCCGCTGTCGCACGCCCGCGAGGTCTACGCCCGCGCCGCGAAGCTGCCGGGAATCGAGATCGCCGGCGCCGATATGCATATCGGCTCGCAACTCACCGATCTGGAGCCTTTCGACGAGGCCTTCTCGCTGCTCGCCGAACTGGTGCGCGACCTGCGCGCCGACGGGCATCGTATCGCCCATGTCGATCTCGGCGGAGGCCTCGGCATTCCCTATCACGAGAGCGACGATCCGCAGTCCTACCATCCCGAGCGCTACGCCGAGATCGTGCGCAAGCATTTTGGAACGCTCGGCTGCAAGCTCGTCTTCGAGCCGGGCCGCCTCATCGTCGGCAATGCCGGCGTGCTGGTGACGCGAGTGATTTATGTGAAGCAGGGCGAGGCCAAGACCTTCGTCATCGTCGACGCCGGCATGAATGATCTCGTCCGCCCGACGCTTTATGACGCGCATCATGATCTTCTGCCTCTCCGCGAGGGAAGCGACCGCGCGGAGATCGTCGCCGACGTCGTCGGCCCGGTCTGCGAGACGGGCGACTATCTCGCCCTCGACCGCAAAATGCCGCAGGCGCGGCCCGGCGAGCTTCTCGCCGTGCTGACGGCCGGCGCTTATGGAGCCGTGCAGGCGGGCACCTACAATACCCGCCCGCTCATCCCGGAAGTGCTGGTCGACGGCGCGCGCCACGCCGTGATCCGCCCGCGCCCGAGCGTGGCGGAGCTTATTGCGATGGATCGCGTGCCGGACTGGGTTTAA
- the lptM gene encoding LPS translocon maturation chaperone LptM: MTLRRSLLLLALAAASLSACGRRGPLELPPDVQARGEALKAEQAAASAKSGRGPKPAPGQAAPEAPEPPIPGTIGNRPPAQYPFPLDPLL; this comes from the coding sequence GTGACGCTTCGCCGATCCCTCTTGCTTCTCGCCCTCGCCGCCGCGAGCCTTTCCGCCTGCGGACGCCGTGGGCCTTTGGAATTGCCGCCAGACGTGCAGGCGCGCGGCGAGGCGTTGAAGGCCGAACAGGCGGCCGCATCGGCCAAATCCGGACGCGGGCCGAAACCCGCTCCCGGACAGGCCGCGCCCGAAGCGCCCGAGCCGCCGATTCCCGGGACGATCGGCAATCGCCCGCCGGCGCAATATCCCTTCCCTCTCGATCCGCTGCTGTAA
- a CDS encoding GNAT family N-acetyltransferase, producing MVAPFLNIKGIAFAMAEFGLADGRPAPRLVAGVDVDAAKVLEAEEASIERLDALQAAWADLAARALEPNAFYEPGFALSAARHFPVSERPRFIVVKNGAGRMMGLFPIVAANPLTGDGLTRLWLHKQAALATPLVDRDMAAETIEAFLEWMEARGKSTGVVFARMPADGKFRRALERAATSGARRLKILDSYERAALLPGGDADELCARAGSKKKLADMRRQARRLREMGRLTFESHETPEDVRVAAEEFMALEAAGWKAGRGAFLSEPALATFLRSATRLLAAEKRCRIQSLRLNGKPIAMAIVLESQGRSYCWKIAFDESLRSQAPGVQLVYEQTKAHLQRGDLEYADSCAIANHPMIDKLWPDRIGVCDLAVSLRARRERDFLSSCRRDHARRQIRELAKRAASRLLKRKVS from the coding sequence GACGGCCGTCCCGCCCCGCGCCTCGTCGCCGGCGTCGACGTCGACGCCGCCAAGGTCCTCGAGGCGGAGGAGGCGTCGATCGAGCGCCTCGACGCCCTCCAGGCCGCCTGGGCCGACCTCGCCGCCCGCGCGCTCGAACCCAACGCCTTCTACGAGCCGGGCTTCGCGCTTTCGGCGGCGCGCCATTTCCCCGTGAGCGAGCGGCCGCGTTTCATCGTCGTCAAGAACGGCGCCGGGCGGATGATGGGCCTCTTCCCGATCGTCGCCGCCAATCCGCTGACGGGCGACGGCCTGACCCGCCTGTGGCTCCACAAGCAGGCGGCGCTCGCGACGCCCCTCGTGGACCGCGACATGGCGGCCGAGACGATCGAAGCCTTCCTCGAATGGATGGAGGCGCGGGGCAAATCGACCGGCGTCGTCTTCGCCCGCATGCCGGCCGACGGGAAATTCCGCCGGGCGCTGGAGCGCGCCGCGACTTCGGGGGCCCGCAGGCTGAAGATTCTCGACTCCTATGAGCGCGCGGCGCTGTTGCCGGGCGGCGACGCCGACGAACTTTGCGCCCGCGCGGGCTCCAAGAAGAAGCTCGCCGATATGCGCCGTCAGGCCCGCCGCCTGCGCGAAATGGGCCGCCTGACGTTCGAATCGCATGAGACGCCGGAAGACGTCCGCGTCGCGGCGGAGGAATTCATGGCGCTCGAAGCCGCCGGCTGGAAGGCCGGACGCGGCGCCTTCCTCTCCGAGCCCGCGCTGGCGACCTTCCTGCGCAGCGCGACGCGCCTCCTCGCCGCCGAGAAGCGGTGCAGAATTCAGTCGTTGCGCCTCAACGGCAAACCCATCGCCATGGCGATCGTTCTGGAGAGCCAGGGCCGCAGCTATTGCTGGAAGATCGCCTTCGACGAGTCGCTGCGTTCCCAGGCGCCGGGCGTCCAGCTCGTCTATGAGCAGACCAAGGCGCATCTCCAGCGCGGGGACCTTGAATATGCCGACAGCTGCGCCATCGCCAACCACCCCATGATCGACAAGCTCTGGCCGGACCGGATCGGCGTCTGCGACCTCGCCGTCTCGCTGCGCGCGCGCCGCGAAAGGGATTTCCTTTCGAGCTGCCGCCGCGACCATGCGCGCCGTCAGATCCGCGAACTCGCCAAGCGCGCCGCGAGCCGGCTGCTGAAGCGCAAGGTGAGCTGA